The Acinonyx jubatus isolate Ajub_Pintada_27869175 chromosome D1, VMU_Ajub_asm_v1.0, whole genome shotgun sequence genome includes a window with the following:
- the FTH1 gene encoding ferritin heavy chain: MTTASPSQVRQNYHQDSEAAINRQINLELYASYVYLSMSYYFDRDDVALKNFAKYFLHQSHEEREHAEKLMKLQNQRGGRIFLQDIKKPDRDDWENGLNAMECALHLEKSVNQSLLELHKLATDKNDPHLCDFIETHYLNEQVKSIKELGDHVTNLRKMGAPESGMAEYLFDKHTLGNSDNES; the protein is encoded by the exons ATGACGACCGCGTCCCCCTCGCAGGTGCGCCAGAACTACCACCAGGACTCGGAGGCCGCCATCAACCGCCAGATCAACCTGGAGCTCTACGCCTCCTACGTCTACCTGTCCATG TCTTACTATTTTGACCGTGATGATGTGGCTTTGAAGAACTttgccaaatattttcttcaccaATCTCATGAGGAGAGGGAACATGCTGAGAAGCTGATGAAGCTGCAGAACCAGCGAGGTGGCCGAATCTTCCTTCAGGATATCAAG AAACCAGACCGTGACGATTGGGAGAACGGGCTGAATGCGATGGAGTGTGCGTTACACTTGGAAAAGAGTGTGAATCAGTCACTACTGGAACTGCACAAACTGGCCACTGACAAAAACGACCCCCAT ttGTGTGACTTCATTGAGACGCATTATCTGAATGAGCAGGTGAAGTCCATCAAAGAACTGGGTGACCACGTAACCAACCTGCGCAAGATGGGGGCTCCCGAATCCGGCATGGCAGAGTATCTCTTTGACAAGCACACCTTGGGAAACAGTGATAATGAGAGCTAA